One Rhodothermus bifroesti DNA window includes the following coding sequences:
- a CDS encoding T9SS type A sorting domain-containing protein, whose translation MKETPKTFVVYQNYPNPFHPRTAIRFDLPEAGDVRVEVFNLLGEKVATLYEGFMSAGVGKTLRWDAVGFPSGVYFYRVSLNSRYVEVKKMVLVK comes from the coding sequence GTGAAAGAGACTCCGAAGACCTTTGTAGTTTATCAGAATTATCCGAATCCTTTTCATCCTAGGACAGCGATAAGGTTTGATTTGCCTGAGGCTGGGGATGTGCGGGTTGAGGTTTTCAATTTGCTTGGGGAGAAGGTGGCGACGCTTTATGAGGGTTTTATGAGTGCTGGTGTGGGTAAGACGCTAAGGTGGGATGCGGTTGGTTTTCCGAGTGGAGTTTACTTTTACCGGGTGAGTTTGAACAGTAGATATGTTGAGGTAAAGAAGATGGTGTTGGTTAAGTGA
- a CDS encoding MDR family MFS transporter yields the protein MNLLASPERRYTLGGVLLALFLGALDQTIVATALPRIVSDLRGLERYTWIVTAYLLTFTVATPIYGKLADVYSRKRMELIAIVIFLVGSVLCGLAGEFGALPLLGDGMNQLIVFRALQGLGGGGLFAMAFIIIADLFPPAERGRYQGLVGAVFALSSVIGPFVGGVLTDHGDALIPGVAGWRWVFYVNLPLGFVALWFIATRMPVLSPLAAYRRLDYLSMLWFTGALAAFVLGLQLDKQVHPWSAPETFLFLGGAALLLGLFLLRSRSSPSPVLDLTLFRNRVFTTSAIALFLMGAAFLNIVLFAPLFLINVLGVSATEAGLSMIPFSLGTAAGSTLAGQLVSRFGHYRWFMLAGEGVVLVGVYLLTTLTPQASPGQVALYLALCGLGLGPTMPLFPLAIQNAVDVRKLGQATSASLLFRQIGGVVGTAVMGTVLAVTLMRAMPETTMAVSDMLEKGRQNGLAAIAAQYDSLAAELKEALARHDGRALERTLRKAKLPPVVEHRLWAAFNGTAAADSLQRFVAQQLGAVREQMLTQLRSGFAEAILRIYRYVLGLILAGFAVTCFIPELPLRRTHEPSQSLLR from the coding sequence GTGAACCTACTGGCTTCGCCTGAGCGTCGTTATACGCTTGGCGGCGTGCTTTTGGCGTTGTTTTTGGGGGCGTTGGATCAAACGATTGTGGCTACGGCCTTGCCGCGCATTGTGTCCGATCTGCGGGGTTTAGAGCGTTATACGTGGATTGTTACGGCTTACCTACTCACCTTTACGGTTGCCACGCCGATTTATGGCAAGCTTGCCGACGTGTACAGCCGTAAGCGGATGGAGCTGATAGCCATTGTTATTTTTTTGGTGGGTTCGGTTTTGTGTGGTTTGGCTGGAGAGTTTGGCGCCTTGCCGCTCTTGGGTGACGGAATGAACCAACTTATTGTCTTTCGTGCGCTGCAGGGGTTGGGTGGGGGAGGGCTTTTTGCTATGGCGTTCATTATCATTGCCGATCTGTTTCCTCCGGCTGAACGTGGGCGTTACCAAGGTCTTGTAGGTGCTGTTTTTGCGCTTTCCAGTGTTATTGGGCCGTTTGTTGGTGGCGTGTTGACCGACCATGGTGATGCGTTGATTCCAGGCGTTGCCGGTTGGCGATGGGTATTTTATGTGAACTTGCCCTTGGGTTTTGTTGCGCTTTGGTTCATTGCCACCCGCATGCCGGTACTTTCTCCTCTGGCAGCGTACCGAAGGCTCGACTACCTTTCGATGCTATGGTTTACAGGGGCATTGGCAGCGTTTGTGTTAGGGTTGCAATTGGATAAGCAAGTGCACCCTTGGTCGGCGCCTGAGACGTTCCTGTTTTTGGGAGGGGCTGCACTGCTGCTTGGGCTGTTTCTGCTCCGTTCCCGAAGTTCTCCTTCTCCTGTATTGGATCTTACCCTTTTCCGCAATCGGGTCTTTACCACATCGGCCATTGCGCTTTTTCTTATGGGCGCGGCCTTTTTAAACATTGTCCTCTTTGCTCCCCTTTTCCTTATCAACGTACTGGGGGTGTCGGCTACCGAAGCAGGTCTGAGTATGATTCCTTTTTCCCTGGGGACAGCGGCAGGATCGACGCTTGCTGGACAGCTGGTTTCTCGCTTTGGACATTATCGCTGGTTTATGCTTGCGGGCGAAGGGGTTGTGTTGGTGGGCGTTTACTTGTTGACCACGCTAACGCCACAAGCCTCCCCAGGACAGGTTGCTCTGTACTTGGCCTTATGTGGATTGGGCCTAGGACCGACAATGCCGCTTTTCCCGCTGGCTATTCAAAATGCTGTGGACGTGCGCAAACTCGGGCAGGCGACCAGTGCCAGCTTGCTCTTTCGTCAGATCGGCGGCGTTGTAGGAACCGCAGTTATGGGTACGGTGCTGGCCGTGACGCTGATGCGCGCAATGCCTGAGACGACGATGGCGGTCTCAGACATGCTGGAAAAAGGGCGTCAGAACGGGTTGGCAGCGATTGCTGCTCAGTACGACTCACTGGCTGCAGAGCTCAAGGAAGCACTCGCGCGTCATGATGGGCGAGCCCTGGAACGCACGCTGCGTAAAGCGAAGCTGCCGCCTGTCGTTGAACACCGTCTATGGGCTGCCTTTAATGGCACAGCTGCGGCCGATTCACTACAACGCTTCGTTGCGCAACAGCTCGGTGCCGTACGCGAGCAGATGCTGACGCAACTGCGCAGCGGCTTTGCCGAAGCCATTTTGCGCATCTATCGCTATGTGCTCGGGTTGATTCTTGCTGGCTTTGCGGTCACCTGCTTTATTCCAGAACTGCCGCTGCGCCGCACGCATGAACCAAGCCAATCTTTGTTGCGCTAA
- a CDS encoding cupin domain-containing protein — protein MKLIRVYTRPDGQAAFGQLELMFRNAGPEGLFSKRWPAKHIQFLETPAGQAHDWGPVQARQLLIVLEGVLDVVVADAQQHRLGPGAVVLFEDLHGAGHRLHIPGSHPCRMLIVTLADGVSIDEVEEAGAGSFPASDPPSWTSTAIT, from the coding sequence ATGAAGCTTATACGCGTTTACACTCGTCCCGATGGACAGGCGGCTTTTGGGCAACTGGAGCTTATGTTTCGGAATGCTGGGCCAGAAGGGTTGTTTTCTAAGCGTTGGCCGGCTAAACATATCCAGTTTTTAGAAACGCCTGCCGGACAGGCTCATGATTGGGGACCTGTGCAAGCGCGTCAGCTGCTGATCGTGCTGGAAGGCGTGCTCGACGTGGTGGTCGCAGACGCCCAACAGCACCGCTTAGGACCAGGGGCTGTGGTGCTTTTTGAAGACCTCCATGGCGCTGGACATCGTCTGCACATTCCAGGCAGCCATCCTTGTCGCATGTTGATTGTCACATTGGCCGACGGGGTCTCTATAGATGAAGTTGAGGAGGCAGGTGCCGGGTCGTTTCCGGCCAGCGATCCGCCTTCGTGGACCAGCACAGCGATTACGTAG
- a CDS encoding ring-cleaving dioxygenase, whose amino-acid sequence MGVHGIHHVTALCGPAQENVDFYVGVLGLRLVKRSVNQDDPTTYHLFYADGVGTPGTSLTFFPQPSLSSARSGTGRIMEVVFAVPSESFAYWQQRLARYGVAYSLVETCFGEQALSFQDPHGLQLALIGTEKMRPFVPWDKSPVPPAHQLRGFYVVRLWERALEPTEQVLLGLLGFRQVAQEGAWYRYAVEEGAPGQLIDVQVLPGVSSGRDGRGGVHHVAWRVPDVEAANRLRRLVAAAGLRPSGLVDRFWFTSVYFREPGGVLFELATDGPGFGRDEDLAHLGMRLVLPPWLEPHRRDLEAALPPLRLPEPTAWV is encoded by the coding sequence ATGGGCGTGCACGGCATTCATCACGTAACGGCGCTTTGTGGTCCGGCTCAGGAGAACGTGGATTTTTACGTGGGTGTGCTGGGGTTGCGCCTAGTCAAGCGCTCGGTAAACCAGGATGATCCCACAACCTACCATTTGTTTTATGCTGATGGGGTAGGAACGCCGGGCACAAGTCTAACTTTTTTCCCACAGCCTAGCCTATCGTCGGCGCGAAGCGGCACGGGACGGATTATGGAGGTGGTCTTTGCTGTGCCGTCCGAAAGCTTTGCCTACTGGCAGCAGCGCTTGGCGCGTTATGGCGTGGCCTACAGCTTGGTGGAAACGTGTTTTGGAGAGCAGGCCCTCTCGTTTCAGGATCCCCATGGATTGCAGCTGGCCCTGATAGGAACTGAGAAGATGCGGCCGTTTGTGCCTTGGGACAAAAGCCCGGTGCCGCCAGCGCACCAGCTTCGTGGGTTTTATGTGGTGCGACTTTGGGAGCGTGCTTTGGAACCTACAGAGCAGGTGCTACTCGGGCTTTTGGGCTTTCGGCAAGTTGCTCAGGAAGGGGCATGGTATCGATATGCTGTTGAGGAAGGCGCGCCGGGGCAGCTTATCGACGTACAGGTGTTGCCTGGAGTTTCTTCTGGGCGCGATGGCCGTGGGGGGGTGCACCACGTAGCTTGGCGTGTGCCTGATGTTGAAGCTGCAAATCGGCTGCGGCGCCTTGTCGCGGCAGCAGGGCTGCGCCCTAGCGGACTGGTTGATCGTTTTTGGTTTACTTCGGTGTACTTTCGGGAGCCTGGGGGCGTGCTGTTTGAGCTGGCTACCGACGGCCCTGGTTTTGGCCGGGATGAAGATCTGGCGCATCTGGGTATGCGTTTGGTGTTGCCCCCTTGGTTGGAGCCGCATCGTCGTGACCTTGAAGCGGCGTTGCCACCGCTGCGTTTGCCCGAGCCTACAGCGTGGGTATAG
- a CDS encoding DUF302 domain-containing protein: MNPTPYYFARTLPLSLEAAEARVRDLLQQEGFGVLTEIDVQATLKKKLNVDVRPYKILGACNPHFAHQALQAEPYIGTMLPCNVIVRQTETGQTEVAAIDPVASMQAVNNPALRSIAEQVRERLRHIVAQL; this comes from the coding sequence ATGAACCCAACACCCTACTACTTTGCCCGCACGCTGCCCCTAAGCCTTGAAGCAGCCGAAGCACGTGTGCGCGACCTGCTGCAACAGGAAGGCTTTGGCGTGCTTACCGAAATCGATGTGCAGGCTACGCTAAAAAAGAAGCTCAACGTTGACGTGCGCCCTTACAAAATCTTAGGCGCTTGCAATCCGCATTTTGCCCACCAGGCCCTGCAGGCCGAGCCTTACATTGGCACAATGCTGCCTTGCAACGTGATTGTGCGCCAAACCGAAACAGGGCAAACCGAAGTGGCAGCCATCGATCCCGTCGCCTCAATGCAAGCCGTAAACAACCCGGCTTTGCGCAGCATCGCTGAGCAAGTGCGCGAGCGATTGCGCCACATTGTCGCTCAGCTCTAA
- a CDS encoding TlpA family protein disulfide reductase: MEETLPFSPPALYTLAALLMIGGAGLLWFARYLSPKRRLEGAAAWTGATFGAVVILAGLVLATLTYTRHTQPEALLPPGAVGRPAPELRFRLVATDEPRTLADYRGQIIVLNLWATWCSPCLEEIPELNRFQQAYRDQGIVVIMISDETRQTILEFMKDHPIEAVSGYLPQDTRWPWPYNRVEQARPTTFIIDREGIIRATWPGAANFTQFEAAVLELQ; the protein is encoded by the coding sequence ATGGAGGAAACGCTGCCTTTCAGTCCGCCAGCGCTCTACACGCTGGCCGCGTTACTGATGATTGGTGGCGCTGGACTACTTTGGTTTGCGCGATACCTAAGTCCAAAACGACGCCTAGAAGGGGCTGCTGCTTGGACCGGCGCAACGTTTGGAGCTGTAGTTATTCTCGCTGGTCTGGTACTGGCTACCCTGACGTATACCCGCCATACCCAACCAGAAGCTCTCCTTCCCCCGGGTGCCGTAGGTCGGCCTGCACCAGAGCTCCGCTTCCGGCTGGTAGCTACTGATGAACCGCGCACCTTGGCCGACTACCGCGGCCAGATTATTGTGCTCAACCTGTGGGCTACCTGGTGTAGCCCTTGCTTGGAAGAAATTCCTGAACTCAATCGGTTTCAACAGGCTTACCGCGATCAGGGTATCGTGGTGATCATGATCTCAGACGAGACGCGACAGACGATTCTAGAGTTCATGAAAGATCACCCCATCGAGGCCGTTAGTGGCTATCTGCCTCAAGATACGCGTTGGCCTTGGCCATACAATCGCGTTGAGCAAGCCCGCCCTACCACGTTTATCATTGACCGCGAAGGGATCATTCGCGCAACCTGGCCTGGTGCAGCCAATTTTACCCAATTTGAAGCTGCTGTTTTAGAGTTGCAATAA
- a CDS encoding DUF411 domain-containing protein → MAFSLKTYALGFTLGAVLATAGLALYSHWQNASAQPTLTVFKSPTCGCCTKWVEHMQAAGFKVKLEDVQDMSTIKTRFQVPPKLHSCHTALVAGYVIEGHVPAAEVWRLLREKPNVAGLAVPGMPIGSPGMEQGNRQDPYEVLTFTTAGQTQVFARYGRQE, encoded by the coding sequence ATGGCTTTTTCCCTGAAAACCTATGCCCTGGGTTTTACCTTGGGCGCAGTGCTGGCCACTGCAGGTCTAGCACTTTACAGTCATTGGCAAAACGCATCAGCTCAGCCGACCCTTACGGTATTCAAAAGCCCTACCTGCGGCTGCTGCACTAAATGGGTCGAGCACATGCAGGCTGCAGGCTTTAAAGTAAAGCTCGAAGACGTGCAAGACATGAGCACGATCAAAACGCGGTTTCAGGTACCTCCCAAACTGCACTCTTGCCACACAGCGCTGGTGGCGGGCTATGTGATTGAAGGTCACGTACCGGCTGCTGAGGTCTGGCGCTTGCTCCGCGAAAAGCCTAACGTAGCTGGCCTGGCCGTCCCTGGCATGCCCATTGGCTCGCCAGGCATGGAGCAAGGAAATCGGCAAGATCCTTATGAAGTGCTCACGTTTACGACCGCAGGTCAAACGCAGGTATTTGCTCGTTACGGTAGGCAAGAATAA
- a CDS encoding c-type cytochrome, with protein MIRLASLYTVMRKLYVLSFGLLLMACQSEGQPRNAEDRFAQLGRQVYQTYCATCHQPNGQGVANIYPPLTPNAWIQGDKGRLIRLVLHGVQGEMRVGDQVYNNVMTAHEFLSDDQIAAVLTFVRQNFGNKADPVTPEEVAAVRAASQQKGPWEASVLWDQVGIPRTNAAPNP; from the coding sequence ATGATTCGGCTAGCTAGTCTTTACACGGTTATGCGTAAGTTGTACGTCTTGAGTTTTGGGCTTTTGCTGATGGCTTGTCAGTCGGAAGGACAGCCGCGCAACGCTGAAGATCGTTTCGCGCAGCTTGGACGACAGGTCTATCAGACATATTGTGCTACTTGTCATCAGCCCAACGGTCAGGGCGTGGCGAACATTTATCCTCCGCTGACGCCTAATGCCTGGATTCAGGGAGATAAAGGAAGGCTGATTCGGTTGGTGTTGCATGGCGTGCAAGGAGAAATGCGCGTAGGAGATCAGGTCTACAACAATGTAATGACAGCCCACGAGTTTTTAAGCGACGACCAGATTGCGGCTGTGCTGACGTTTGTTCGCCAAAACTTTGGCAACAAGGCCGATCCCGTAACGCCAGAAGAAGTAGCAGCGGTTCGCGCGGCAAGTCAGCAGAAAGGCCCTTGGGAAGCTTCGGTGTTATGGGACCAGGTGGGGATTCCGAGGACAAACGCCGCGCCTAATCCTTAA
- a CDS encoding Smr/MutS family protein encodes MPYPSLKDDGRCVVLDLHGARVEEALALALRVVAAAQSRGRAQVQLIHGSSTTDAYGLRRTIKQALHQALKEGRFAPYVTQALTTDAALILSLDVTARPDPQRLQLAELWPR; translated from the coding sequence ATGCCTTATCCTAGCTTAAAAGATGATGGGCGGTGCGTTGTGCTCGATCTGCACGGTGCACGCGTTGAGGAGGCCCTTGCCCTAGCCTTACGTGTGGTTGCCGCAGCCCAAAGCCGAGGGCGGGCCCAAGTGCAGCTTATTCATGGGAGCTCGACCACCGATGCCTATGGTCTGCGGCGCACGATCAAGCAGGCATTGCATCAGGCCCTCAAAGAAGGGCGATTTGCCCCTTACGTCACGCAGGCATTAACCACGGATGCGGCACTTATTTTGTCTCTGGATGTAACGGCCAGGCCGGATCCTCAAAGGCTTCAGCTTGCCGAACTTTGGCCAAGGTAG
- a CDS encoding OsmC family protein, with protein MPIRKAQAVWSGNLREGNGRVSFGRGPAFEGAYSFASRFEEGAGTNPEELIAAAHAGCFSMALANRLAQAGYVPQRVQTEARVHLEMKDGAQITKIELHTEVEAPGLDEATFREHAEAAKNGCPVSKALASVPIELHARLV; from the coding sequence ATGCCTATTCGTAAAGCACAGGCTGTCTGGAGCGGTAATCTGCGGGAGGGGAATGGGCGTGTTTCCTTTGGGCGAGGCCCTGCTTTTGAGGGGGCTTATTCGTTTGCTTCTCGGTTTGAAGAAGGGGCGGGTACCAATCCTGAGGAGCTTATTGCAGCGGCTCATGCGGGATGTTTTTCCATGGCATTAGCCAATCGGTTGGCGCAGGCGGGCTACGTGCCCCAGCGGGTGCAAACGGAAGCTCGGGTGCACTTGGAGATGAAAGATGGTGCCCAAATTACCAAAATTGAGCTGCATACCGAGGTAGAAGCTCCGGGACTAGACGAGGCCACATTTCGTGAGCATGCCGAGGCCGCCAAAAATGGGTGTCCCGTTTCGAAAGCACTGGCGAGCGTGCCTATTGAGTTGCACGCCCGATTGGTTTAA
- a CDS encoding glycosyltransferase family 4 protein, producing MESFRLRRIAFIGNYLPRQCGIATFTTDLCEAVAAVAPELSCIAVPINDRAEGYAYPARVRFEIAEEDLSAYRRAAEFLNINDVDVVCLQHEYGIFGGPAGSHVLTLLRELRVPVVTTLHTILREPSAEQRAVMEELTVLSDRLVVMTQRGKEFLQTIYGVPEAKIDLIPHGIPEVPFVDPNFYKDRFGVEGKTVLLTFGLLSRNKGIEYVIEALPAILERHPNVVYIVLGATHPHVRQYEGETYRLFLQRRARELGVEQQVIFYNRFVSNEELVEFIGAADIYLTPYLNREQITSGTLAYTVGCGKAVISTPYWHAEELLAEGRGILVPFRDAAAIAKAVNRLLDDEIERHAIRKRAYLYSRHMIWPEVARCYLESFRRAREAGTSRTRVAMPTLGQRPDELPMLKLDHLKRLTDDTGILQHATYTVPNYNEGYTTDDNARALIVAVLLDELESKSVPEAVELATRYLAFLWHAFNPETRRFRNFLAYSRQWLEEVGSEDSHGRALWGLGWVVGWSRRPGLWKLASRLFHAALPETLTFTSPRAWALTILGIQEYLRRFYGDRTAQQARETLADQLYQCYRANQHDDWCWFEDRLTYANAHLPHALIVAGQTAGRSDWVQAGLEALDWLVRVQQDDQGYFAPIGNDGFYVRGTPRPAFDQQPIEAHATVAACLEAYRLTHQIRWYREARRAFEWFLGRNQLGMPLYDPTTGGCYDGLHAGGVNENQGAESTLSFLLALLEMRRIETYLSLQQRQSDRRVTQTAEEAGTASRFV from the coding sequence ATGGAAAGCTTTCGTTTGCGGCGTATTGCGTTTATTGGAAACTATCTTCCCCGGCAGTGCGGCATTGCTACGTTTACCACAGACTTGTGTGAGGCTGTTGCTGCAGTGGCGCCAGAGCTAAGCTGCATTGCGGTACCGATTAATGACCGTGCCGAAGGCTACGCCTATCCTGCACGTGTGCGTTTTGAGATTGCGGAAGAGGACCTTTCGGCCTACCGCAGGGCTGCTGAGTTTCTCAACATTAACGATGTAGATGTGGTATGCCTGCAGCATGAATACGGCATTTTTGGAGGTCCTGCAGGTAGTCATGTGCTTACGCTGCTGCGCGAGCTGCGCGTACCTGTGGTCACCACGCTACACACGATTCTACGCGAGCCTAGTGCCGAGCAGCGAGCAGTTATGGAAGAGCTTACGGTGCTTTCGGATCGCCTGGTGGTTATGACGCAGCGGGGTAAGGAATTCTTGCAGACGATCTATGGCGTTCCAGAAGCGAAAATTGACCTCATTCCCCACGGCATCCCAGAGGTCCCTTTCGTTGACCCGAACTTCTACAAGGATCGTTTTGGGGTTGAAGGCAAGACGGTGCTGCTCACGTTTGGGTTGCTTTCTCGTAATAAAGGCATTGAGTACGTCATTGAGGCCCTGCCGGCCATTTTGGAGCGCCATCCAAATGTGGTCTACATTGTGCTAGGGGCTACGCATCCGCATGTACGCCAGTATGAAGGCGAAACCTATCGGCTGTTTTTGCAACGGCGCGCGCGGGAGCTGGGCGTTGAGCAGCAGGTGATTTTTTACAACCGATTTGTTAGCAACGAAGAGCTGGTTGAGTTCATCGGTGCTGCTGACATTTACCTAACGCCTTACCTGAACCGTGAGCAGATTACCTCGGGTACGCTGGCCTATACGGTAGGTTGTGGCAAGGCGGTGATTTCGACGCCTTACTGGCATGCCGAAGAGCTGCTGGCTGAGGGCCGCGGCATTTTGGTCCCTTTTCGGGATGCAGCAGCAATTGCCAAGGCAGTGAATCGGCTCTTGGACGATGAGATCGAGCGCCATGCAATCCGCAAGCGCGCCTATCTTTACAGCCGCCATATGATCTGGCCTGAAGTGGCGCGATGCTACTTAGAAAGCTTTAGGCGAGCTCGTGAAGCTGGGACAAGCCGCACCAGGGTGGCAATGCCCACGCTTGGCCAGCGTCCCGATGAACTGCCTATGCTTAAGCTCGACCATCTCAAACGGCTCACGGACGATACAGGCATCCTGCAACATGCTACCTACACGGTGCCCAATTACAATGAAGGCTATACGACCGATGATAATGCACGTGCCCTTATTGTTGCTGTACTACTCGATGAACTGGAAAGTAAAAGCGTGCCAGAAGCCGTTGAGCTCGCTACGCGTTACCTCGCCTTTCTTTGGCACGCCTTTAATCCAGAAACTCGCCGCTTTCGCAACTTTCTGGCCTACAGTCGCCAGTGGCTTGAAGAAGTCGGATCTGAAGATAGCCATGGCCGGGCGCTTTGGGGACTGGGTTGGGTAGTAGGATGGTCACGCCGGCCTGGTCTTTGGAAACTCGCCAGCCGGCTTTTTCATGCAGCCTTGCCGGAGACGTTAACGTTTACCAGTCCGCGTGCTTGGGCGTTAACTATTCTGGGCATTCAGGAATACCTACGGCGATTCTACGGAGACCGTACGGCACAACAGGCCCGCGAGACGTTAGCCGACCAGCTTTACCAATGCTATCGGGCAAATCAACACGACGATTGGTGCTGGTTTGAAGATCGGCTAACGTATGCCAATGCGCATCTGCCGCATGCACTGATTGTTGCGGGCCAAACCGCAGGTCGATCGGATTGGGTGCAAGCCGGCCTGGAGGCCTTGGACTGGCTGGTTCGTGTGCAGCAAGATGATCAGGGGTACTTTGCTCCGATCGGCAACGACGGATTCTACGTACGTGGAACGCCAAGACCTGCTTTCGATCAGCAACCCATCGAAGCGCACGCCACAGTAGCAGCCTGTCTGGAAGCCTACCGCCTAACGCACCAGATACGCTGGTATCGCGAAGCCCGGCGGGCTTTTGAATGGTTCCTTGGACGCAATCAGCTTGGCATGCCGCTTTACGATCCCACTACTGGAGGGTGCTACGACGGCCTGCACGCAGGTGGCGTTAACGAAAACCAGGGGGCTGAATCGACCCTTTCGTTTCTACTTGCGCTTTTGGAAATGCGGCGGATAGAAACCTACCTGTCGCTGCAACAGCGGCAAAGCGACCGGCGCGTCACGCAAACGGCCGAAGAGGCGGGCACTGCATCGCGTTTTGTGTGA
- the hemN gene encoding oxygen-independent coproporphyrinogen III oxidase, producing MQVPLALVTKYNRPGPRYTSYPPAPHFRPDIDAEAIVRLLQEDNLQPKLGPLSLYVHLPFCRSLCYYCGCHMMVTHRPEKIAQYLKYLAREIALVARWVAPERQVVQLHWGGGTPTYLAPAQIVGLMEVLRAHFSFADKAELGIEADPRGLTKAHLEAARQAGFNRISFGVQDLDPKVQQAINRIQPYEQVAEVTHWARELGFESISYDLIYGLPHQQVAQFEQTIRRVIALGPDRISLFSYAHVPWKKKHQRLIQEAWLPSPAEKLQLFLRAVELLTTEGGYRYIGMDHFARPEDPLSRALDEGTLQRNFQGYSTHGGTELYAFGISAISQLRDAYVQNVLTLPEYYAALDAERLPVGKAYRLTEEDLLRRHVIMSLMCHFRLDIADVERRFGIAFAEHFADALAQLRALEADGLVVCTPEAITVTEIGRFFIRNVAMTFDAYLSVPSDRPLYSQTV from the coding sequence ATGCAGGTCCCGCTTGCGCTGGTAACCAAATACAACCGTCCAGGTCCGCGGTATACAAGCTATCCGCCTGCGCCGCATTTTCGGCCAGATATCGATGCCGAAGCCATAGTCCGCCTGTTGCAAGAAGACAATCTGCAGCCGAAGCTAGGCCCGCTTTCGCTGTACGTACACCTGCCTTTTTGCCGCTCGCTTTGTTACTACTGCGGCTGCCATATGATGGTTACGCACCGGCCGGAGAAAATTGCGCAGTATTTAAAGTATCTGGCGCGTGAGATCGCGTTGGTTGCGCGTTGGGTAGCCCCTGAACGGCAGGTGGTCCAGCTTCACTGGGGGGGAGGGACGCCCACTTACCTAGCGCCTGCGCAGATTGTGGGCCTTATGGAGGTGCTACGGGCGCATTTTAGCTTTGCGGACAAGGCTGAGCTTGGCATTGAAGCGGATCCGCGCGGGCTAACCAAAGCGCATCTGGAGGCCGCTAGGCAAGCTGGCTTTAACCGGATTAGCTTTGGCGTTCAAGACCTGGATCCGAAGGTGCAGCAAGCTATCAACCGCATTCAGCCTTACGAACAGGTAGCTGAAGTTACCCATTGGGCGCGAGAGCTGGGTTTTGAGAGCATCAGCTATGACCTGATCTACGGCCTACCCCATCAACAGGTAGCACAGTTTGAACAGACCATCCGTCGGGTGATTGCGCTAGGGCCAGATCGCATTTCGCTTTTTAGTTACGCCCACGTTCCCTGGAAAAAGAAACATCAGCGTCTCATTCAAGAAGCCTGGCTACCTTCCCCTGCAGAAAAATTGCAGCTTTTTTTGCGTGCGGTAGAACTGCTGACCACGGAGGGAGGCTACCGCTACATTGGCATGGATCACTTTGCGCGTCCAGAAGATCCTCTCAGCCGTGCCCTGGACGAAGGCACGCTGCAGCGTAATTTTCAAGGCTATTCTACCCATGGGGGGACTGAACTCTATGCCTTTGGCATTTCGGCCATCAGCCAGCTGCGGGACGCTTACGTACAAAACGTACTGACGCTACCTGAATACTACGCAGCATTGGACGCAGAGCGGTTGCCTGTAGGTAAAGCCTATAGGCTAACCGAAGAAGATCTACTGCGGCGACATGTTATTATGTCGCTGATGTGCCACTTTCGGTTGGACATAGCTGACGTCGAGCGCCGTTTTGGGATTGCTTTCGCCGAGCATTTCGCCGATGCATTGGCTCAGCTTCGGGCATTAGAAGCCGACGGACTGGTTGTGTGCACCCCGGAGGCCATTACCGTTACTGAAATCGGTCGGTTTTTCATCCGCAATGTTGCTATGACTTTTGACGCCTATCTTTCAGTTCCTTCTGATCGTCCGCTTTATTCCCAGACCGTCTAG